Proteins found in one archaeon genomic segment:
- a CDS encoding Fic family protein yields MGTLTRPRLNEAILNKWAIVDAKRPLSSTVVNKLKESFRAEYVYNTNAIEGNTLTLRETQLLIEEGITVHGKSLRELDEARNHPEALDYIENLATEGKSITEFDITTLHQILMKGTIEERFVGRYRTGQIGIRGSRHVPPPAYEVPRLMEEFVKMVNDNPRELTTVELAAVALHRLVFIHPFEDGNGRMSRLLANLVLLRKRYPPVIILNADRKRYLNYLAKADEGNYAPLVNFFAQYVIKHLDMILRALEQKPEDDLLTLVEAERLSSFSAAYLRVLANRGLISASKEGREWRISKRELLDYVRTHKKA; encoded by the coding sequence ATGGGAACACTGACCAGACCAAGGCTGAATGAAGCTATTCTCAACAAGTGGGCCATAGTCGATGCCAAGAGGCCTCTCTCATCGACTGTCGTGAACAAACTGAAGGAGAGTTTCAGGGCAGAGTACGTCTACAACACCAACGCCATCGAGGGGAATACCCTGACGCTCAGGGAGACGCAGCTCCTCATCGAGGAAGGGATAACGGTCCATGGGAAGAGTTTGAGAGAGCTAGACGAAGCACGAAACCATCCCGAGGCGCTAGACTACATAGAGAACCTGGCCACGGAGGGCAAGAGCATCACAGAGTTCGACATCACCACTCTCCACCAAATCCTGATGAAAGGGACAATCGAAGAGAGGTTCGTCGGGCGATACAGGACTGGCCAGATAGGAATCAGGGGCTCAAGGCACGTCCCCCCTCCCGCATACGAAGTCCCCCGCCTCATGGAGGAGTTCGTGAAGATGGTCAACGACAATCCGAGGGAACTCACCACCGTCGAGCTGGCAGCCGTGGCTCTGCATCGTCTTGTCTTCATCCATCCTTTCGAGGACGGGAACGGAAGAATGTCTAGGTTGCTGGCGAACCTTGTCCTTCTAAGGAAGCGCTACCCCCCGGTCATCATCCTCAACGCGGACAGGAAGAGATACCTGAACTATCTGGCGAAGGCTGACGAGGGCAACTACGCACCGCTGGTGAACTTCTTCGCCCAGTACGTGATCAAGCACCTGGACATGATCCTCAGGGCACTGGAACAGAAACCGGAAGACGACCTTCTCACCCTGGTCGAAGCCGAGAGGCTTTCGTCGTTTTCTGCCGCTTATCTACGAGTCCTCGCCAACCGCGGTCTGATTTCGGCGTCGAAGGAAGGCCGTGAGTGGAGAATTTCGAAGCGCGAGCTCCTCGACTACGTTCGGACCCACAAGAAGGCTTGA
- a CDS encoding tyrosine-type recombinase/integrase: MIDWNQVDRFIEGVYRKSHSVHSKHFYSFGIKKFRQFADEKRIDANQANLYETMDAFVGWLDSKGLKPKTIVDYLSAVKRFLVFCGFEIDDKKFRNKVSTPRVMKIAEEPLKMDQVRRLLTTGKPNARMRALILLLLSSGMRLTEALSLTINDLDLKAEPARASLRAEMTKGKRARVAYMSDEAKQAMNEIINSVSSGGFIFDYSGDIWSRTKIATVNFRRVVSRAGLGERLDNHRIHKIHFHIFRKYFLTKGSDVIGEHAAHALCGHGFYMDTYYQKSEEERASDYLRLMPHLSVFGTREGPDLKTEFKREILLKVGGYSKEEVGKLDLAGMEDKEIQKLVRERLLGEMADNGSHQKVVPVSEVESYITKGWEFVASLSNEKTILRLPN; encoded by the coding sequence ATGATTGATTGGAACCAAGTTGATAGGTTCATCGAAGGTGTCTACAGAAAGAGCCATTCCGTCCACTCGAAGCACTTCTACTCATTCGGTATCAAGAAGTTCAGACAGTTCGCGGATGAAAAGAGAATCGACGCCAACCAAGCGAACCTCTACGAGACGATGGACGCGTTCGTTGGCTGGCTTGACTCGAAGGGACTGAAGCCCAAGACCATCGTCGACTACCTCAGCGCCGTCAAGCGGTTCCTGGTCTTCTGCGGGTTCGAGATAGACGACAAGAAGTTCAGGAACAAGGTCTCCACCCCCAGGGTCATGAAGATAGCCGAGGAGCCGCTGAAGATGGATCAGGTCAGGCGGTTGCTGACTACGGGGAAGCCCAACGCCAGGATGAGGGCCCTGATCTTGCTTCTCTTGAGCAGCGGTATGAGGCTCACGGAGGCGTTGAGTCTTACAATCAACGACTTGGACCTGAAGGCCGAGCCAGCCCGGGCCTCTCTTCGTGCTGAGATGACCAAGGGGAAGAGGGCGAGGGTGGCGTACATGAGCGACGAGGCGAAGCAGGCGATGAACGAGATCATCAACAGTGTTTCATCCGGTGGGTTCATTTTCGATTACTCCGGGGACATCTGGTCGAGGACCAAGATTGCGACCGTGAACTTCAGGAGGGTGGTGTCACGGGCAGGGCTCGGTGAGAGGCTCGACAACCACAGGATCCACAAGATCCACTTCCACATCTTCCGCAAGTACTTTCTGACCAAGGGGAGCGACGTCATAGGGGAGCATGCGGCCCACGCCCTCTGCGGGCACGGCTTCTACATGGACACTTATTATCAGAAGAGCGAGGAAGAGAGGGCCTCTGACTACCTGAGACTGATGCCGCACCTCAGCGTCTTCGGGACAAGGGAGGGGCCTGATTTGAAGACCGAATTCAAGCGAGAGATTCTGCTGAAGGTGGGCGGGTATAGCAAGGAAGAGGTGGGCAAACTCGACCTCGCTGGTATGGAAGACAAGGAGATTCAGAAGCTGGTGCGAGAGCGGCTCCTCGGAGAAATGGCGGACAACGGCAGCCATCAGAAGGTAGTGCCCGTCAGCGAAGTGGAGAGCTACATTACCAAGGGGTGGGAGTTCGTAGCTTCCTTATCAAATGAGAAGACCATTCTGAGGCTCCCCAACTGA